A stretch of Solea senegalensis isolate Sse05_10M linkage group LG10, IFAPA_SoseM_1, whole genome shotgun sequence DNA encodes these proteins:
- the reln gene encoding reelin isoform X2 codes for MAMVRASLGAALGCALLVLVLGSSSMDFGAPPASFYPRFNPFFFLCTHHGELEGAGVAEGAGEVLLTLQIVGSPTAYTPGQEYQVTISTSVSFDGLLVTGLYTSTPVQSAPIPAPAAFGFGVMPARQFGATQFVCSVVASHVSHQPSTSFSFVWIAPPPGTGCVNFLATATHRGQIIFKDALAQQLCEQGAPTESPLRPSLAELHGKHAVLRDDFDSNLQGELEPSIWSGCSNCEVGEQCGVLMHGRAMTFCEPFGERELTTVPLNASTASVLQFALGSGSCRFSYSDPSITVSYSLSGKANTSDDWITLEKIRAPINSSTVIHLIPLPHQSRTDGVHIKWSQESPQGPEGYESCWGIDNVLLVNAAHKVSLMEDNLDPPDTANWLFFPGATIKHACQSEANALYFHGGDGVGHSFASTRDIDLHREEGRSYWEEDFESPPSNWDIEGAVYGTQCGEIESGSALVFEKEGRRRVCTPHLDTTSFGNLRFYFTMGGGSCDPGESHENDVILFGRFEGRRERVVLDTLSYSSYRTPAVVSVALPTELQTPVTQFCLEQRSHGGTNRHVWAVDFMQLLPVLPGTQTHVAQFSINLGCGSYQPANSVSLEFSTNRGRSWSLLHTECLPELCAGPHLPHSTIYSSDNYSGWTRISIPLPNAALTETTRFRWKQSGTGTGNMWAIDNVYIGPACLRFCSGRGHCSRTGCKCDPGFSGPACELASQTFPAFLSEGFSSPRLSSYHSFSSLRGAEVSFGCGVLASGKALVFNRDSRRHLVTAPLDSSQARYLQFTLRLGSRSILSSCPAPDQPGEGVLLHYSSDNGITWTLLQHYAYQGFHEPRIVSVELPAGARKFGVQFRWWQPYHSGRGQDVWALDEISMTSVLFNTISLDFSNVLDVTQSLGFYLGHVQPYCQHDWTLSFSGEPSPGSSIRYVETQSMQIGASYSLQFSLVMGCGREPSPHIDTQVRLEFSTNHGLTWHLVKEACLPGMPSCSEFTAPSVYHPSEFKDWRRITLSLPQKTWSSATRFRWIQNYYGEQDEWALDDIYIGQQCPNMCHGHGWCDHGHCRCDDGFSGPDCQPSSPLSSSVLSDFESQDILLATWQEVIGGEVVTPDMGCGVVSSGSSLYFSKAGLRQLVSWDLDTEWAEFVQFYLRVGGDWAECNQADSREEGVLLQYSNDGGISWGLIAEMYFTDFTKPRFVHYELPLASKTPSTRFRWWQPLHSGEGYDQWAIDDVIILSEREKHIIPMANPTLPQNFYEKPAFDYPLNQMSVWLMLGNEGMEKESNNSFCATTPSAMVFGRSDGDRVAVTRDLALRSGYTLQFKLNIGCESEFSASAPVLLQYSHDAGRSWALVREGCYPGTPGVGVCEGSGRELRQPTVYNTGDYEQWTRVTVVIPRSVAASKTRFRWYQESSVYRDAPPFALDGVYISESCPNHCGGHGDCISGVCFCDMGYTVEQDSCVPSVASPTELTEGFEGKLSPLWQSLSGGQVGSGCGIIGEGKALYFSSPGRREARTVPLDTSNTRLVQFYVRIGSKSLGPTCTRPRSRNEGVIVQFSTNNGVQWQFLRELDFSSFLEPQVVTIELPPTAKTPYTVFRWWQPQQGKHSAQWALDDVLIGMNDSSRTGFHDKFDGTTPLRHNWYRIQGGEVTVDCLSLDTALTFNSEAIDKKPRYAESWDFEVSGSSFLQFELSMGCSKSTSFSHGVRLEYSTDCGRHWSLITPECVPPAIGCAGFTQSSIYTSTQYKHWRRITVYLPSAANSPRTRFRWIQTHFTPGAEGWALDNVLLAPGCPWMCSGHGLCDNGRCMCDKGYGGAHCVPLISLPSVLREDFNENLQQEMWPEVYGAERGTLNGEPLKSGTALIFKGDGLRMIVSRDLDCSNTLYIQFSFKFITKGVPERSHSVLLQYSVNGGISWLLLDEFYFPASTDTLFLHLPLPASAQTNATRFRLWQPYNSGKKEEVWVIDDLIIDGSSLHNPPVVIDSFDEGPNESNWLFFPGGNTGLYCPYQKTGLEEDESAVVFISSELGEHSITTRDIEVNENTIIQFEINVGCTAESSSAYPVRLEFSRDFGATWHLLVPLCAGGPQPSSLCSTELHPASIYFPGTTQGWRREVIHFGRLHLCGSVRFRWYQGFFSTGSAPPTWAIDNVYIGPQCQDMCNGHGACIGGTHCVCDPGFSGPDCSVPDAPNPDFLKEDFEGGAVDAGRFKQLSGGKPSRKCGIMSSGNHLFFSEDGLRMLVTTDMELSNARFVQFFLRLGCGKAAPDPRSQPVLLQFSVDGGLTWGLLQEFLFSNSSNQARLVALEIPLRARTPSTRLRWWQPSENGHFYSPWVIDQVVVGGSASGWGPLEDDFSSIDGRSWLLHPGGTRMPVCGSDGPAFAFIEKSNTRYAVTTDISLSQDAFIQFEFSASCSVTNSCYSVELEYSLDLGLTWQPVVRDCLPTSPDCSSYTLQRLLVSDTFNKWGRITLPLPSYVRSPATRFRWFQQAPFDKQQTWALDNLYIGDGCPDMCSGHGRCQQSSCVCDPEWGGEYCDEPVVPLPSQLKDSFSRAPSLSHWHTLTGGKLSTVCGAVASGAALHFSGSCSRQLVTVDLNLTNAEFIQFYFMYGCMIPPSNRNQGVLLEYSLNGGINWHLMTEIFYDLYTKPGFVNVLLPPAARQEGVRVRWWQPQHDGADHSDWAMDNVLIAGSDPRAQISDTFGGVALPNHERAPADETSGRIDQLSEQEETPIVSNHWLFSEDCSVRRFCSSPDGVMVCGNADGREVYAVTHDIIPDKGWVMQFKISVGCSVPERLADRQVHVQYSVDFGVTWKYLVPQCLPADPRCGGQVSQPSCFFPTESWKRAVYPLPDSLADTAVRFRFYQQHSDIQWGVENFYIGPACDSHCGGHGDCLNQRCLCDPGFTGPNCYASTALKASLKERFDWEGSAGHQWQVLEGGRPCTDCGVLVEGTALYFGGADARQAVTSDLDLRGSKFVEYWARIGSEDNMTMCHRPTCRKEGVLLDYSTDGGVSWTLLHEMDYLKYVSVRRDYIVLPEGALTNATRLRWWQPFTISSGLASPSLERAQWAIDNILVGGSDINPSMLLDTFDDEGVSHEESWSFYPNAVRTAGFCGNPSFHLYWPNKNQDKTHNILATRELIVQPGYILQFKIVVGCEADTCEDHHSVLLQYRKDARSDSWQLVQSECLPSSVNNVGCSPFQFHESTIYSPVNSSSWTRVTVPLPDHISSGATQFRWIQKEGLGERQSWGVDHVYIGEACPGLCSGQGYCTSGLVCICDEGHHGDDCSLSSSDLPSSIKDNFESGSVSQESWQLIQGGGVGSGCGQLSPHAHGDSLYFSGCKMRQAVTKPLDLTRARYSKIMFVLQIGSVAQTDSCNIALDQANTVDRAVLLQYSINNGVSWHVIAQHQPKDFIKAQRVSYNIPLEARVKGVMLRWWQPRHGGAGHDQWALDHVEVVLVSTRKQNYMMNFARQTGMRHYYSRKRRALRQRA; via the exons TGCCACAGCCACACACCGAGGACAGATCATTTTCAAGGATGCTCTGGcccagcagctctgtgagcaAGGAG CACCAACAGAATCCCCACTGAGACCTAGTCTGG CGGAGCTACATGGTAAACACGCTGTGCTGCGTGATGACTTTGACTCCAACCTCCAAGGAGAGCTGGAACCCAGCATCTG GTCTGGGTGCAGTAACTGTGAGGTGGGAGAGCAGTGTGGCGTACTGATGCACGGCAGAGCGATGACTTTCTGTGAGCCGTTTGGAGAGCGAGAACTG ACAACTGTCCCTCTCAACGCCAGCACAGCCTCAGTCCTACAGTTTGCCCTGG GCTCAGGCTCCTGCCGGTTCAGTTATTCAGACCCCAGCATTACTGTGTCATACAGCTTAAGTGGTAAAGCTAACACCTCAGATGACTGGATCACACTGGAGAAGATCAG AGCCCCTAtcaacagcagcacagtcatCCACCTTATTCCCCTGCCACACCAGTCTAGGACTGATGGTGTTCATATTAAATGGTCTCAAGAGTCCCCTCAAGGCCCCGAAGGCTACGAGTCCTGCTGGGGCATAGACAACGTGCTACTGGTCAATGCTGCTCACAAAGTGTCCCTCATGGAGGACAATTTGGATCCCCCGGACACTGCTAACTGGCTCTTCTTCCCTGGAGCTACAATTAAG CATGCCTGTCAGTCTGAGGCCAATGCTTTGTATTTCCATGGTGGTGATGGAGTTGGCCACAGCTTTGCCTCCACCAGAGATATTGATCTGCACAGGGAAGAAGGAAGGAGCTACTGGGAGGAAGACTTTGAAAGCCCACCATCAAA CTGGGACATAGAGGGAGCTGTTTATGGGACCCAGTGTGGAGAGATTGAGTCGGGGTCAGCCCTCGTTTTCGAGAAGGAGGGCCGCAGGAGGGTGTGCACCCCTCACCTCGACACCACGTCTTTTGGAAACCTCCGCTTCTACTTTACCATGG GTGGTGGCAGCTGTGATCCAGGAGAGTCCCATGAgaatgatgtcattttatttgggAGGTTTGAAGGCAGAAGGGAACGTGTGGTGCTCGACACCCTTTCATACTCGTCATACAGG ACTCCTGCAGTGGTATCAGTGGCACTGCCCACTGAGCTACAGACACCAGTCACCCAGTTCTGCCTAGAGCAGCGGTCGCACGGGGGAACCAATCGTCATGTGTGGGCTGTGGATTTCATGCAGCTGCTACCTGTGCTTCCTGGCACGCAGACACACGTTGCTCAATTCTCCATCAACCTAGGCTGTGGCTCCTACCAGCCTGCCAACAG CGTGAGTCTGGAGTTCTCAACCAACCGCGGTCGCTCATGGTCTCTGCTACACACCGAGTGTCTGCCAGAACTCTGTGCTGGACCCCATCTACCTCACAGCACCATTTACTCTTCTGACAACTACAGCGG ATGGACTAGAATTTCTATCCCTCTGCCCAATGCTGCCCTGACAGAGACAACACGGTTTCGCTGGAAGCAGTCTGGCACGGGAACGGGCAACATGTGGGCCATAGACAATG TGTATATTGGTCCAGCCTGTCTTCGTTTCTGCTCGGGGAGAGGACACTGTTCCCGCACAGGCTGCAA ATGTGACCCAGGCTTCAGTGGTCCAGCCTGTGAGCTTGCCTCTCAGACCTTCCCAGCTTTCTTGTCAGAGGGATTCTCCAGCCCACGCCTCTCTTCCTACCACAGTTTCTCTTCCCTTCGTGGGGCAGAGGTCAGCTTTGGCTGCGGGGTGCTGGCCAGTGGCAAGGCTCTGGTCTTCAACAGGGACAGCAGGAGGCACCTGGTCACTGCCCCATTAGACAGTTCCCAGGCAAG ATACCTGCAGTTCACTCTTCGGCTTGGCAGTCGTAGCATCCTGAGCTCATGTCCTGCTCCAGACCAACCAGGAGAGGGTGTCCTGCTGCATTACTCTTCAGACAATGGCATTACCTGGACACTGTTGCAGCACTACGCTTACCAAGGCTTCCATGAACCAAG GATCGTGTCAGTTGAGCTCCCAGCTGGTGCCCGGAAGTTTGGTGTGCAGTTTCGCTGGTGGCAGCCATACCATTCAGGCCGCGGTCAGGACGTGTGGGCCCTGGATGAAATCAGCATGACCTCTGTATTGTTCAACACCATAAGTCTGGACTTCAGCAATGTGTTAGACGTTACCCAGAGTCTTGGTTTCTATCTTGGCCATGTCCAACCCTACTGCCAACACGACTGGACACTCAG TTTCTCTGGTGAGCCCAGCCCTGGCTCCAGTATCCGTTATGTGGAAACTCAGTCAATGCAGATCGGCGCTTCATACAGTCTGCAGTTCTCACTGGTCATGGGCTGTGGCCGCGAACCCTCGCCTCACATCGACACACAGGTCCGCTTGGAGTTCTCCACTAATCATGGCCTCACATGGCACCTGGTCAAAGAG GCCTGTCTGCCTGGCATGCCAAGCTGTTCTGAGTTTACAGCTCCAAGTGTCTACCATCCGTCTGAGTTCAAAGACTGGAGACGCATCACTCTGTCTCTGCCACAAAAAACATG gtccAGTGCCACACGCTTCCGTTGGATCCAAAACTACTATGGGGAGCAGGATGAGTGGGCTCTGGATGACATCTATATCGGTCAGCAGTGTCCTAACATGTGCCATGGACATGGTTGGTGTGATCATGGACACTGCAG ATGTGATGACGGCTTCTCAGGACCAGACTGCCAGCCCTCTTCCCCCCTGTCCTCCAGTGTTCTTTCTGACTTTGAGTCCCAGGATATACTGCTGGCCACTTGGCAGGAGGTGATTGGTGGAGAGGTGGTCACCCCTGACATGGGATGTGGAGTGGTCTCGTCTGGATCATCTTTGTACTTCAGCAAG GCTGGGCTGAGGCAGCTTGTGAGCTGGGACCTGGACACTGAATGGGCGGAGTTTGTGCAGTTCTACCTGCGAGTGGGTGGAGATTGGGCAGAGTGTAACCAGgcagacagcagagaggaagGAGTGTTGCTGCAGTACAGTAATGATGGAGGAATCAGCTGGGGTCTCATTGCTGAGATGTACTTCACTGACTTCACTAAACCTCG CTTTGTCCACTATGAGCTTCCCTTGGCCTCTAAAACACCCTCCACAAGGTTTCGCTGGTGGCAGCCTCTTCACTCTGGGGAGGGCTACGACCAGTGGGCAattgatgatgtcataattttgtcagagagggagaaacacatCATCCCCATGGCCAATCCAACGCTACCACAG AACTTTTATGAGAAGCCAGCATTTGACTACCCTCTGAACCAGATGAGTGTGTGGCTCATGCTGGGTAATGAGGGGATGGAGAAGGAAAGCAACAACAGCTTCTGTGCCACAACACCCTCTGCCATGGTGTTTGGGCGCTCCGACGGGGACAGAGTAGCTGTCACCAGGGACCTGGCCCTGCGTTCTGGCTACACCCTGCAGTTCAAG CTGAACATCGGCTGTGAGTCAGAGTTCAGTGCATCTGCTCCAGTCCTGCTGCAGTACTCCCATGATGCCGGTCGATCTTGGGCCCTAGTGAGGGAGGGTTGTTACCCAGGAACCCCAGGAGTAGGAGTATGTGAGGGCAGTGGCCGTGAGCTTAGACAACCCACTGTCTACAACACTGGAGACTATGAACAATGGACCAGGGTCACTGTGGTTATACCACGCAGTGTTGCAGCCAG TAAAACCAGGTTCCGCTGGTACCAGGAGAGCAGCGTGTACAGAGATGCTCCACCTTTTGCCTTGGATGGGGTCTACATCTCAGAGTCCTGTCCAAACCATTGTGGGGGACATGGAGATTGCATCTCAGGAGTCTGCTTCTGTGATATGGGATACACAG TTGAGCAGGATAGTTGTGTACCATCTGTAGCCAGTCCCACAGAGCTTACTGAAGGCTTTGAGGGGAAGCTAAGCCCTCTTTGGCAGAGCCTGAGTGGAGGACAAGTTGGAAGTGGTTGTGGCATAATTGGTGAGGGAAAGGCCCTTTACTTCAGTAGCCCTGGGAGGAGAGAAGCCCGCACTGTGCCTCTAGACACCAGCAACACACG GTTGGTCCAATTCTATGTCCGCATTGGCAGCAAAAGTTTGGGACCCACTTGCACCAGGCCTCGTTCCCGCAATGAAG GTGTCATTGTGCAGTTTTCCACCAACAATGGTGTGCAGTGGCAGTTCCTGAGGGAGCTAGACTTTAGTTCCTTCCTAGAGCCCCAAGTGGTGACCATTGAGCTGCCACCTACAGCCAAAACCCCTTACACTGTATTTCGGTGGTGGCAACCACAACAGG GGAAACACTCTGCCCAGTGGGCTCTGGATGATGTCTTGATTGGTATGAACGACAGCTCCAGAACAGGATTTCATGATAAGTTCGATGGCACAACTCCTCTGAGGCACAACTGGTACCGCATTCAGGGTGGAGAGGTGACTGTGGACTGTTTGTCTCTGGACACAGCCCTTACCTTCAACTCTGAGGCCATTGATA AAAAGCCAAGGTATGCAGAGAGCTGGGACTTTGAGGTATCAGGCTCATCATTCCTGCAGTTTGAGCTGAGTATGGGATGCAGCAAGTCTACTTCCTTCTCCCATGGTGTGCGGTTGGAGTACTCCACAGACTGTGGTCGTCACTGGTCTCTCATTACTCCAGAATGTGTGCCCCCAGCCATTGGCTGTGCCGGTTTTACTCAGAGTTCCATCTATACCTCAACTCAGTACAAACACTGGAGGAGGATCACTGTCTACCTGCCAAGTGCTGCCAA TTCCCCCAGAACTCGGTTCCGTTGGATCCAGACCCACTTTACCCCAGGGGCAGAGGGCTGGGCATTAGATAACGTGTTACTAGCACCTGGGTGTCCCTGGATGTGCTCTGGACATGGTCTGTGTGACAACGGGCGTTGTAT GTGTGACAAGGGTTATGGAGGAGCTCACTGTGTGCCTTTAATATCTTTGCCATCTGTCCTGAGAGAGGACTTTAATGAGAACCTACAGCAGGAGATGTGGCCTGAGGTGTATGGAGCAGAGCGGGGAACTCTGAATGGAGAGCCTCTTAAATCTGGCACAGCTCTTATCTTTAAAGGG GATGGTCTGCGAATGATAGTGTCACGTGACCTGGACTGCTCCAACACTCTCTATATCCAGTTCTCCTTTAAATTCATCACTAAAG GTGTCCCAGAGCGCTCCCACTCAGTGCTGCTGCAGTACTCGGTGAACGGAGGAATCAGCTGGCTGTTGTTGGATGAATTTTACTTTCCAGCTTCCACTGACACGCTGTTCCTCCACCTGCCACTGCCAGCCAGTGCTCAGACCAATGCCACCCGCTTTAGACTCTGGCAGCCTTACAACAGTG GTAAGAAGGAGGAAGTGTGGGTGATAGATGATCTCATCATTGATGGCAGCTCCTTACACAACCCACCAGTGGTGATAGACAGCTTTGATGAAGGCCCCAATGAGTCTAACTGGCTTTTCTTTCCTGGGGGAAACACTGGCCTCTACTGCCCCTACCAAAAGACTGGCCT TGAGGAGGATGAGTCAGCCGTGGTGTTTATCTCCAGTGAGCTTGGAGAGCACTCAATAACCACCAGGGACATTGAAGTAAATGAGAACACTATCATCCAGTTTGAG ATTAATGTGGGTTGCACAGCTGAAAGCTCCTCTGCCTACCCAGTACGTCTTGAGTTCTCACGTGACTTTGGTGCGACATGGCACCTTCTTGTACCTCTTTGTGCTGGTGGGCCACAGCCGTCTTCTCTGTGCTCCACTGAGCTCCACCCTGCAAGCATCTATTTCCCTGGTACAACACAGGGCTGGAGGAGGGAGGTAATTCACTTCGGCAGGCTTCATCTGTGTGG GTCTGTGAGGTTCCGCTGGTACCAGGGGTTCTTCTCAACTGGTTCTGCTCCTCCAACATGGGCAATAGACAATGTCTACATTGGCCCACAGTGTCAGGACATGTGTAATGGACATGGGGCATGTATTGGTGGCACCCATTGTGTCTGTGACCCTGGCTTCTCTGGACCCGACTGTTCTGTGCCTGACGCTCCCAACCCTGATTTCCTCAAAGAGGACTTTGAAG GCGGAGCTGTTGATGCTGGGCGATTCAAACAACTTAGTGGTGGTAAACCATCCAGGAAATGTGGTATCATGTCAAGTGGGAACCACCTGTTCTTTAGCGAGGATGGATTGCGCATGTTGGTGACCACTGATATGGAGCTTTCAAATGCCAG AtttgttcagttcttcctccGTCTTGGCTGTGGTAAGGCAGCTCCTGACCCACGCTCCCAGCCTGTTTTGCTGCAATTCTCTGTGGATGGAGGTCTCACATGGGGACTCCTCCAGGAGTTTCTCTTCAGTAACAGCAGTAATCAAGCTCGCTTGGTTGCCCTGGAAATCCCTCTACGTGCCCGCACACCTTCCACTCGCCTCCGCTGGTGGCAGCCCTCTGAGAACGGCCACTTTTACAGTCCATGGGTCATTGACCAG GTGGTGGTAGGGGGCAGCGCAAGTGGCTGGGGACCTCTTGAAGATGACTTCTCATCGATTGATGGTCGCTCATGGCTTCTTCACCCTGGCGGAACCCGGATGCCAGTGTGTGGCTCTGATGGACCTGCTTTTGCATTCATAGAGAAGTCCAACACTCGCTATGCTGTCACCACTGACATCAGTTTGAGTCAAGATGCCTTTATCCAGTTTGAGTTTTCTGCTTCCTGCTCTGTCACCAACTCCTGCTACT CCGTAGAATTGGAGTATTCTCTGGATCTCGGTCTGACCTGGCAGCCTGTGGTCAGAGACTGTCTGCCTACAAGTCCTGACTGTTCGTCCTACACTCTGCAGAGGCTGCTGGTCTCTGACACATTCAACAAGTGGGGACGCATTACCCTGCCTCTCCCATCATACGTCAG GTCTCCAGCCACAAGGTTCCGATGGTTTCAGCAGGCTCCGTTTGACAAGCAGCAGACCTGGGCGCTGGATAACCTCTACATTGGAGATGGCTGCCCAGACATGTGCTCTGGACATGGCCGCTGTCAACAAAGCTCCTGTGT GTGTGACCCAGAGTGGGGTGGAGAGTACTGTGACGAACCTGTGGTGCCTTTGCCCTCCCAGCTGAAGGACAGCTTCAGTCGAGCCCCCTCACTCAGTCACTGGCACACACTGACCGGTGGGAAACTCAGcactgtgtgtggagctgtggCTTCCGGAGCCGCTCTGCACTTCAGCGGC agcTGTAGTCGTCAGCTGGTGACAGTGGACCTGAACCTGACCAATGCTGAATTTATCCAGTTTTACTTCATGTACGGCTGCATGATCCCCCCGAGCAACCGCAACCAAGGTGTGCTTTTGGAGTACAGTTTGAATGGTGGAATCAATTGGCACCTAATGACAGAGATCTTCTATGATCTGTACACCAAGCCTGg GTTTGTGAATGTGCTGCTGCCCCCTGCCGCCCGGCAGGAAGGAGTGCGTGTGCGTTGGTGGCAGCCACAACATGACGGAGCAGACCACAGTGATTGGGCCATGGATAACGTCCTTATTGCAGGCTCGGACCCTCGTGCACAGATCTCTGACACATTTGGAGGTGTGGCACTGCCTAACCATGAGAGAGCTCCGGCTGATGAGACCTCGGGGAGGATAGATCAACTGAGTGAGCAGGAGGAAACACCCATTG TGAGCAATCACTGGTTGTTTTCAGAAGACTGCTCCGTGAGGCGTTTCTGCAGTTCTCCTGATGGGGTGATGGTGTGTGGAAATGCTGATGGAAGAGAGGTGTATGCAGTCACACATGATATTATTCCTGACAAGGGCTGGGTCATGCAGTTCAAG ATTTCAGTTGGCTGCAGTGTGCCAGAGCGTCTTGCGGACCGGCAAGTCCATGTCCAGTATTCAGTAGATTTTGGAGTGACATGGAAGTACCTAGTGCCCCAGTGCCTGCCTGCTGACCCCCGCTGTGGAGGTCAGGTTTCACAGCCATCGTGCTTCTTCCCCACTGAAAGTTGGAAGAGAGCGGTGTATCCTCTGCCTGACAGCCTCGCTGACAC TGCGGTGCGGTTCCGGTTTTACCAGCAGCACTCAGACATTCAATGGGGTGTGGAGAACTTTTACATCGGGCCAGCATGCGACAGTCACTGTGGGGGACATGGGGACTGTTTGAATCAGCGCTGTCTCTGCGACCCAGGATTCACTGGACCAAATTGCTATGCCAGCACTGCTCTTAAG gcGTCACTGAAGGAACGTTTTGACTGGGAAGGATCAGCAGGACATCAGTGGCAGGTGCTGGAAGGCGGTAGGCCTTGTACAGACTGTGGTGTGTTAGTAGAAGGGACTGCACTGTACTTTGGTGGAGCAGATGCCAGACAAGCTGTCACCTCTGATCTCGACCTTCGAGGGTCCAA gtttgtcGAGTACTGGGCCAGGATTGGAAGTGAAGACAACATGACCATGTGTCATCGTCCAACCTGTCGTAAAGAGGGAGTGCTACTGGATTACTCTACTGATGGAG GTGTGTCCTGGACGCTGCTGCATGAGATGGATTACCTAAAGTATGTTTCAGTGAGGAGAGACTACATTGTCCTCCCAGAGGGAGCTCTGACCAATGCAACCCGTCTTCGCTGGTGGCAGCCCTTCACCATTTCCTCTGGCCTGGCCAGCCCCAGCTTAGAAAGAGCCCAGTGGGCTATAGATAACATCCTGGTGGGGGGATCAGACATCAACCCATCCATGCTGCTTGACACCTTTGATGATG AAGGTGTTTCTCATGAGGAGAGCTGGAGTTTCTACCCTAATGCTGTGCGTACAGCTGGCTTCTGTGGAAACCCTTCATTCCACTTATACTGGCCTAACAAGAATcaagacaagacacacaacaTCCTGGCCACTCGAGAACTCATAGTGCAGCCTGGCTATATTTTACAATTCAAG ATTGTTGTTGGGTGTGAGGCTGACACATGTGAAGATCATCATTCTGTCCTACTGCAGTACAGAAAGGATGCAAG GTCTGATTCGTGGCAGCTGGTACAGTCAGAGTGTCTCCCCTCCTCAGTCAACAACGTGGGCTGCTCTCCCTTCCAGTTTCACGAGTCCACAATCTACAGTCCAGTAAACAGCTCATCTTGGACAAGGGTCACTGTCCCGCTGCCAGACCACATCTCCTCAGG GGCAACCCAGTTTCGCTGGATTCAAAAGGAGGGATTAGGAGAGCGGCAGAGCTGGGGAGTGGACCATGTTTACATTGGAGAGGCTTGCCCGGGGCTCTGCAGTGGCCAGGGTTACTGTACGAGTGGACTGGTCTGCATCTGTGATGAGGGACACCATG GCGATGATTGCTCCCTCTCCAGCAGTGACCTGCCTAGCTCCATCAAGGACAACTTTGAGTCTGGCAGTGTGTCTCAGGAGAGCTGGCAGCTGATCCAGGGTGGAGGAGTAGGCAGTGGTTGTGGGCAACTGTCACCACATGCCCATGGAGACTCACTCTACTTCAGTGGCTGTAAGATGAGGCAGGCAGTTACTAAACCGCTGGACCTCACTAGAGCCAGGTACAG TAAGAtcatgtttgtgctgcagaTTGGTAGCgtggcacagacagacagttgtaACATAGCTCTGGATCAGGCGAACACTGTAGACAGAGCAGTGCTGCTGCAGTACAGCATCAACAATGGAGTCAGCTGGCATGTGATTGCCCAGCACCAGCCCAAGGACTTCATAAAGGCCCAGAGAGTCTCCTACAACATCCCACT TGAGGCAAGGGTTAAAGGTGTGATGCTGCGATGGTGGCAGCCACGTCACGGCGGTGCAGGACATGACCAGTGGGCATTGGACCATGTGGAAGTAGTTCT TGTCAG CACCCGTAAACAAAACTACATGATGAATTTTGCCAGACAGACCGGCATGCGTCACTACTACAGCCGCAAGAGGCGGGCACTGCGACAGCGTGCCTGA